In the Clostridium beijerinckii genome, one interval contains:
- a CDS encoding DNA alkylation repair protein, whose translation MSEPLKNIYTLEFLNDFSNKIHNVYAEFNKSDFVASVLAYPWDELPLKARIHRIAEILGDYLPNDFENALNILFSINKSCVGFPYLFFPDFVATYGKQEKYFELSMDALERFTQQSSSEFAIRPFLLNAPRGVMEYMMKWSLSPNEHVRRLSSEGCRPRLPWGIALPMFKADPSPVFKVLENLKKDDSLYVRKSVANNLNDISKDNPDAVLAIAENWICHNQNTDWILKRGCRTLIKRANPKAMSLFGYTNSSAENPIFRNASISVQPNQLKIGGSCELNYSLDIDWGSPVHIRLEYGIDFIKSNGKSSRKLFFLSDKTSLPNAHLQGTRIHSFEDLTVRKHYPGIHKIVLIVNGIESAQTTLNILGCKYDYK comes from the coding sequence ATGAGTGAACCACTAAAAAATATTTATACGTTAGAATTTTTAAATGATTTTTCAAATAAGATACACAATGTTTATGCAGAATTTAATAAGAGCGATTTTGTCGCTTCAGTTTTAGCTTATCCGTGGGATGAATTGCCTTTAAAGGCTCGTATTCATAGAATAGCTGAAATATTAGGCGACTACCTTCCTAATGATTTTGAAAATGCCCTAAATATCTTATTCTCCATTAATAAGAGTTGCGTAGGTTTTCCATATCTATTCTTTCCAGATTTTGTTGCTACCTATGGGAAGCAAGAGAAGTACTTTGAGCTCTCTATGGATGCCTTAGAACGTTTCACTCAACAGTCATCTTCAGAGTTTGCGATTCGACCATTTTTATTGAATGCCCCTCGAGGTGTAATGGAATATATGATGAAGTGGTCATTATCTCCTAATGAACATGTACGACGTCTTTCAAGTGAAGGCTGTCGACCACGTCTTCCTTGGGGAATAGCTCTTCCGATGTTTAAAGCCGATCCATCGCCTGTTTTTAAAGTGTTAGAAAATTTGAAAAAAGACGACTCTCTTTATGTTCGTAAGAGTGTTGCTAACAACCTTAATGACATTTCAAAAGATAATCCTGACGCTGTTTTAGCGATAGCGGAGAATTGGATATGTCATAATCAAAATACTGATTGGATTTTAAAACGCGGCTGCCGTACCCTTATTAAAAGAGCTAATCCCAAGGCAATGTCACTCTTTGGTTACACTAACTCTTCAGCTGAAAATCCCATATTTAGAAATGCCTCAATCTCTGTTCAACCTAACCAACTTAAAATTGGAGGCAGTTGTGAGTTAAATTATTCACTGGATATAGACTGGGGTTCTCCAGTACATATCCGCTTGGAATATGGCATTGATTTTATAAAATCAAATGGTAAATCATCACGTAAATTATTCTTTTTATCTGACAAAACATCGTTACCTAATGCACATTTACAAGGTACGCGTATACATAGCTTTGAAGATCTTACTGTTCGTAAGCACTATCCTGGCATTCATAAAATTGTTCTTATAGTTAACGGCATAGAATCTGCGCAGACTACATTAAATATTCTTGGATGCAAATATGATTATAAATAA
- a CDS encoding MaoC family dehydratase: MKGLTIKELKIGDKASFQKTITETDVYLYAGITGDLNPAHINQVESEKTMFQGRIAHGMLTAGLVSAVLGMQLPGPGSIYLGQELKFTAPVKIGDTIKAEVEVIERIEDKNRIKLSTICTNQDGVQVLKGIATIMPPK, translated from the coding sequence GTGAAAGGATTAACTATAAAGGAATTAAAGATTGGAGATAAGGCATCTTTTCAAAAGACTATTACAGAAACTGATGTATATTTATATGCCGGAATAACAGGAGATTTAAATCCGGCTCATATAAATCAAGTTGAATCAGAAAAAACAATGTTTCAAGGTAGAATTGCTCATGGAATGTTAACTGCTGGCTTAGTATCTGCAGTATTAGGAATGCAATTGCCAGGTCCAGGTTCAATTTATCTTGGACAAGAACTAAAATTTACGGCTCCAGTAAAAATAGGAGATACAATTAAGGCTGAAGTAGAAGTGATAGAAAGAATTGAAGATAAAAATAGAATAAAATTAAGTACTATATGTACAAATCAAGATGGTGTTCAAGTGCTTAAAGGCATAGCAACAATAATGCCTCCTAAATAA
- a CDS encoding desulfoferrodoxin gives MTELKQVYKCEICGNIVEVVHNAGGTLVCCNQPMKLKAENTTDGATEKHVPVIEKVEGGVLVKVGSVEHPMLDNHYIEWIEIHTESNVYKKFLKPGEKPEAFFKVDEPVLFAREYCNLHGLWAEKNS, from the coding sequence ATGACTGAATTGAAACAAGTGTATAAATGTGAAATTTGCGGTAATATTGTGGAGGTTGTTCATAATGCTGGAGGTACACTAGTATGTTGTAATCAGCCAATGAAGCTTAAAGCTGAAAATACTACTGATGGAGCAACAGAAAAGCACGTTCCTGTAATTGAAAAAGTTGAAGGTGGAGTTTTAGTAAAGGTAGGCTCTGTAGAACATCCTATGCTTGATAACCACTATATAGAATGGATTGAAATTCATACTGAAAGTAACGTATATAAAAAATTCTTAAAACCTGGTGAAAAGCCTGAGGCTTTCTTTAAGGTAGATGAACCTGTTCTTTTTGCTAGAGAATATTGCAACTTACATGGTTTATGGGCTGAAAAAAATTCTTAA
- a CDS encoding galactose ABC transporter substrate-binding protein — protein MKILKKILAITAITIIFSTVLRSIFLNNTAIAEDSKQRTTIRVGLFSADLNDDYLIFLRKNFEDIQNQHPNEVIFTFYDAKFNQSTQNAELDTKLNEGIDLILLDMVNVNDIGDLINKISKYEIPVIVFNREPLTMDAIKSYKKALYVGTDSKQAGTLQGKIITDAWNNHKDLIDKNKDNVLQYIMLIGERLNKTSIDRSAYSISTIQQAGIKTEELASPVLNWDRETAQNTVDALFLRLGSKVEAIISNDDSMAIGATKALQKYGYNTGNKSKVIPIVGVDGVPEAKELISKGFMLGSPVQDTSVMANAIYTIGSNLVHGINPIEGTAYKLDESEAAIRIPYEEYTGPMFQ, from the coding sequence ATGAAAATATTAAAAAAGATATTAGCTATAACTGCAATTACCATAATATTTAGTACGGTACTTAGAAGCATCTTTCTCAATAATACAGCTATTGCAGAAGATTCTAAACAAAGAACTACTATTAGAGTTGGCCTGTTTTCGGCAGATCTTAATGATGATTACCTTATATTTCTCCGTAAAAATTTTGAAGATATACAAAATCAACATCCGAACGAAGTCATCTTTACATTTTATGATGCGAAATTCAATCAATCAACTCAAAATGCCGAACTTGATACCAAACTTAATGAAGGAATTGATTTAATATTGCTAGATATGGTTAATGTTAACGATATAGGAGACTTAATTAATAAAATATCAAAATATGAAATTCCAGTAATAGTTTTTAATAGAGAACCACTTACAATGGATGCTATAAAATCATATAAAAAAGCCCTATATGTAGGTACTGATTCAAAACAAGCTGGTACTTTACAAGGTAAAATTATTACTGATGCTTGGAATAATCATAAAGATTTAATTGATAAAAATAAAGATAATGTATTACAATACATTATGCTTATTGGTGAAAGACTTAATAAAACATCTATAGATAGATCTGCATATTCTATTTCAACTATACAGCAGGCTGGAATTAAAACAGAGGAACTTGCGTCACCTGTTTTAAATTGGGATAGAGAAACAGCGCAAAATACTGTTGATGCATTATTCCTAAGACTTGGAAGTAAGGTGGAAGCAATAATTTCAAATGATGATTCTATGGCAATTGGTGCAACTAAAGCATTACAAAAATATGGCTATAACACTGGAAATAAATCTAAAGTAATTCCTATTGTTGGAGTGGATGGCGTTCCTGAAGCTAAAGAATTAATTTCAAAAGGCTTTATGTTAGGCTCTCCTGTTCAAGATACTAGCGTTATGGCTAACGCTATTTATACAATAGGTTCTAACTTAGTTCATGGAATAAATCCTATTGAAGGAACAGCATACAAATTAGATGAATCGGAAGCTGCTATTCGTATACCATACGAAGAATATACTGGCCCAATGTTCCAATAA
- a CDS encoding helix-turn-helix transcriptional regulator produces MQISRLFQIIYILLKKKSITARELSEHFEVSVRTIYRDIDALCQAGIPIYSSQGKGGGISLVDKFIFDKSLFSEVEQDKILLALQSLSAVGYDDINDVLSKLSNLFQKSDINWIEVDFSNWGSERKQKEIFNLIKESILKQKVINFSYFSADGMKSNRYVEPFKLLFKDKAWYLQGYCLERTAFRTFKITRMNDINITDESCIHQYLQDLMDDSPSEKFSELIHLKLKISSEGAYRVYDDFDEENITIDKDGSYSIDISMPEGEWIYNYLLSFGTMLEIIEPIDVRNEIINRLGNMINKYTSKT; encoded by the coding sequence ATGCAAATTAGCAGATTGTTTCAAATTATATATATTCTACTCAAAAAAAAATCAATAACAGCAAGAGAGCTATCAGAGCATTTTGAAGTATCTGTCAGAACAATTTATAGAGATATTGATGCTCTATGCCAGGCTGGAATTCCTATATATTCAAGTCAAGGTAAAGGAGGCGGTATTTCATTAGTAGATAAATTCATTTTTGATAAATCACTATTTTCTGAAGTTGAACAGGATAAAATTCTACTTGCTCTACAGAGTCTTTCCGCTGTAGGATATGATGATATTAATGACGTATTATCAAAATTGAGCAATCTTTTTCAGAAAAGTGATATTAATTGGATTGAAGTTGATTTTTCTAATTGGGGTAGTGAAAGAAAACAAAAAGAGATCTTCAATCTAATAAAAGAATCAATACTAAAGCAAAAAGTAATCAATTTCTCATATTTTAGTGCTGACGGTATGAAAAGTAATAGGTATGTTGAACCTTTTAAATTGTTATTTAAAGATAAAGCCTGGTATCTACAAGGATATTGTCTTGAAAGAACAGCGTTTAGAACCTTTAAGATAACTCGAATGAATGATATTAATATTACAGATGAAAGTTGTATACATCAATATTTACAAGATCTTATGGATGATTCACCATCAGAAAAATTCAGTGAACTAATTCATCTTAAACTAAAAATATCTTCAGAAGGTGCCTATAGAGTATACGATGATTTTGATGAAGAAAATATAACTATCGATAAAGATGGCTCTTACTCCATAGACATTTCGATGCCTGAGGGTGAATGGATTTATAATTATCTTCTTTCCTTCGGGACAATGTTAGAAATTATAGAGCCTATAGATGTCCGAAACGAAATTATCAACCGCTTAGGTAACATGATAAATAAATATACTTCTAAAACTTGA